The genomic segment TGGAAAAGTCACAATTGGAGAAAATAGCCACTTAGGAATTGGTGCTGTAGTAAAAAATGGTATAATGATAGGAAACGACACAATCATTGGTGGAAATTCTTATGTAAATAAAAATTGCAACAATAGCTCAATTTACTTTGGCAATCCCTCAAAATTAGTCAAAAAAAGAAAGGAGAGCGATAATTACCTTTAATCATCAGTACCATCATTGTTGACATTATGTCTTAAACGCCAAATGTTTTTTTCTTTTTTCCATAAATGAGGTGATCTAAATTTATCACAAATCTTAAAAAAAGTTTCTTCTCTTAAATCTAAAAACTTCATTATCTCAGAAAAATATCTGTCAGGAAATTCACCATCATACTTTTTTACTAAATTTTTGCCTTCCTCTCTTGTTAGATGTTTATTTCTAATTTCCTGACTAGCATCATAAGTGGCTCTTCCAATTCCAAATTTTATAAAAGTAGTATAATAATGTAGATCATCTATTTTATCATCAATACTGTTATATTTACTAAAAGTACCTTGTGTTCTAAACGGTCTAGGGGAAAAACCGGTATTTTTAACAGCGTAATAAAAAGCCTCTTGAGGAATCCATTTTAAATAATAACCTAAATAATGAATTTCAATTTTTTTTTTATTTATCTCTTTATCGCTAATTGGTAAAAAAATTTTTAAATCACTATACTTCAATTTATTTTTTTTTATTAAATCAGATATTTTCAGTCCCGCTAAAAAAATTTTATTATAGTTTTTTACTGCGAAATAGCTTTTCTTTCTCAGAGATGAATTATTTTCAGCA from the Candidatus Pelagibacter sp. HIMB1321 genome contains:
- a CDS encoding N-acetyl sugar amidotransferase, with amino-acid sequence MSNQRPGSISEFFHTKDRKNANYLKINQQDGICDACKQNEIKNKINWKEREKKLIKLLAKHRKKNGEYDCLVPGSGGKDSAYQAHILKYKYKMNPLIVTWPPILYTDYGLNNYNNWINIGGFDALVVRPNGKVMKELTKLSITNLLHPFQTFILGQKNIAPKIASKFGINLVFYGENEAEYGNPIAENNSSLRKKSYFAVKNYNKIFLAGLKISDLIKKNKLKYSDLKIFLPISDKEINKKKIEIHYLGYYLKWIPQEAFYYAVKNTGFSPRPFRTQGTFSKYNSIDDKIDDLHYYTTFIKFGIGRATYDASQEIRNKHLTREEGKNLVKKYDGEFPDRYFSEIMKFLDLREETFFKICDKFRSPHLWKKEKNIWRLRHNVNNDGTDD